The proteins below come from a single Eucalyptus grandis isolate ANBG69807.140 chromosome 3, ASM1654582v1, whole genome shotgun sequence genomic window:
- the LOC104436343 gene encoding anthocyanin regulatory C1 protein encodes MGRSPCCSKDEGLNRGAWTADEDKRLTDYIKVHGEGKWRNIPKRAGLKRCGKSCRLRWLNYLRPDIKRGNITSDEEDLIIRLHRLLGNRWSLIAGRLPGRTDNEIKNYWNSTLAKREQGEKKPSLSTTEKINPMATSSIMQDETQNLVLVGDSTLHHMEQPSGTSEAAKSGQSSEYESSDVSSPASMSREEPNLEPLMVDCTVGELDLVEILDASDFRLNESGNTSQVMNTVDNEGMSKNENVGGTSYGQAHNWWSEGLEMDNWVSDLAEMTSGLGPFASILYGTEDWIP; translated from the exons ATGGGAAGGAGCCCATGCTGCTCAAAAGACGAAGGGTTGAACAGAGGGGCTTGGACTGCTGATGAAGACAAGAGACTCACGGACTACATCAAAGTTCACGGCGAAGGGAAGTGGAGGAACATTCCCAAAAGAGCTG GTCTCAAGAGATGTGGGAAGAGTTGCAGGCTGAGGTGGTTGAATTATCTGAGGCCTGACATCAAGAGAGGCAACATCACCAGTGATGAAGAAGACCTCATCATTAGGCTTCACAGACTCTTGGGCAACCG ATGGTCTCTCATTGCGGGAAGACTTCCAGGGCGAACAgacaatgaaataaaaaactacTGGAACTCCACCTTGGCCAAGAGGGAACAAGGAGAGAAGAAGCCAAGCCTCTCCACAACTGAGAAGATCAACCCGATGGCCACCTCCTCAATAATGCAGGACGAGACTCAGAACCTGGTGCTAGTTGGAGACTCCACGCTCCACCACATGGAACAGCCATCGGGGACCAGTGAGGCGGCAAAGAGCGGGCAATCGTCAGAGTACGAATCAAGCGACGTCTCATCGCCGGCTTCCATGTCCAGGGAAGAGCCCAACTTGGAGCCGCTCATGGTGGACTGCACTGTCGGGGAGTTGGACCTCGTGGAGATTCTTGACGCTTCTGATTTTAGGCTCAACGAGTCTGGAAATACTTCTCAAGTGATGAACACAGTTGATAATGAGGGTATGAGCAAGAACGAAAATGTCGGAGGTACTTCCTATGGACAGGCACATAACTGGTGGAGTGAAGGATTGGAGATGGATAATTGGGTCTCCGACCTCGCCGAGATGACCTCGGGTTTGGGACCTTTCGCTTCGATCCTATACGGCACCGAAGATTGGATCCCGTAG